AAAGCCGCAAAAATTTTAAAAGTATCCTACAAGACCCTGTTGTATAAAATGAGCGAATTCGATGTGAATCCGCCCATCAGTTAGAGCTCCTCTTTATTTACAAAAAGGGATGAATGCGCAAATTATGGCGTCTACCGCCGTAGACAACACTTTTTTGGGGCAGGCAATGTTTATACGCTCAAATCCGGCCCCGCTCTGTCCAAACCAGTTACCGTGATCAAGGGCTATACCGGCTTTCTCCTCAATAATCTCAATGAGTTGTTTCGGCGGCAATTGTAAAGGATTAAAATCAATCCACGGCAAATAGGTCGCCTCAAGGTCAAACACCCGAACACCCGGCAGTTCTTTTTCAATCCTTTCTTTAAGATATAAATAATTATCATAAATATAGCGAATCAAGTCACATAGCCAAGGCTCCCCACCTTCATAAGCAGCCCGGGCGGCAATGGCACCAAATAGATTGGAGGTACCTGTTGAATTCAAGCCAAGACAATTAAAAAAACTGCCGATTTCATGGCGATATGATTCGTTGGAAATGACCAGGCAGGAATGGGCCAGTCCTGCCAGATTAAAGGTTTTTGAAGCCGCAACTGCAGCAATGGAGCTTTGCGTTAATTCAGTAGAGATGGATTGATAACTGGTATGTTTAAATCCGGGCATGACCAGATCACAATGAATTTCATCGGCAAAAACCAGGACGTTGTTTTTCAGGCAGATAGTCCCAAAACGTTCAAGCTCGTCGCGCTGCCAGACCCTTCCCACAGGATTGTGCGGTGAACACAGGATGGCGAGTTTCACTCTTGGATCCCGGGTCTTTTCTTCCAGATCGTTAAAATCCATATCATATCGATACTGATTCAGCATCAAGGGATTTTCAACCACTTGCCTGCCATTGGTATGAATGGCCTGGGCAAAGGGATAGTACACCGGCGGCTGAATCAAAACGCCATCACCGGGTTTGGTAAAGCACTGAATCAGGTAGTGTACCGCGGGCACAATCCCCGGCGTATTGACAATCGAATTTTTTTGGATCTGCCATCCATGCCGCCGTTCAAACCAATTAATCAATGCGTCATTGTGCCGGCTGTCATTCAGGCTGTACCCGAAAACTTTGTGGGACAGGCGTTGTTCCATGGCATTGAAAATCACATCAGGACACGCAAAATCCATGTCTGCCACCCATAGCGGCAGTAGATTTCCCCGCCCTTTGCCGAATTTTTGCTCAAGAACAGATGATTCCCATTTTACCGAGCCTGTGTTGCTTCTGTCTATGACTTGATTAAAATTCCATTGGTCTTTCATTTTACAACCTCATCTTCGACTACCCATGCAGCGGGGTACCCAATATTTTCAAGGATGCCTCTCCCATAATTTCAGCCAGCGTGGGATGGGCGTGTATGGTGTGCGCCAGATCCGTTGCGGTTAATCCATTGCGGACGGCCAGGGTGGCTTCGGCAATCAGATCCGTGGCATGGGGGCCTGTCATATGCACACCTATCACTTTGCCCGATGCCTTTTCCACAATCATTTTTGCCTCCCCTGCAATCTCATCAATGGCATGGGCTTTTCCCAACGACCTAAAATTTACCACTGCCGTTTCAATGTCTATCTCCTGTTCCAGAGCCTGTGTTTCCGTTAATCCAACCGTGCCTATTTCAGGCATGGTAAAAATGGCCCCGGGCACGGCATCATAAGACATGGCGGTTTTAGGTCTTTCAGTCTGTCCGCAGGCGTTCTCTGCCGCCACAAGACCTTCATGGTAGGCCACATGGGCCAGCATTATGTGAGCAGGGCCAAGAATGTCACCGATGGCATACACATTGTCGACACAGGTCTGCAGGTACTCGTTCACGGCAATCCATCCATTCTTGTCAGTTTTAAGGCCGATATTTTCAAGGCCCAATTCCTTTGCTAAAGAGCTTCTGCCGATACACACGGCCATGACATCCGTATCAATTTTTTTTATTTTCAATTTACCGGTCGGCTTGGTGAATGGACTGACATCCAGGAAAACATCAAGCCCCTCGCTTTTGTGTTCAGCCCGTGACACAATGGTATCCGTGAATACTTTTATTTTTCGTTTTTTCATTTCACGCAACAGCAGCTTTGAGCAGGATTCGTCTACGCCCGGCAAAGGGAGCACCCTGTCCATGGCCTCCACAATAGTCACCTTGGTGCCAAGAGCACTGAAGATAAAGGCAAATTCACACCCAATCACCCCGCCCCCGACAATGGTTAAAGATTTTGGAATGTAATCCAATGACAAAAGATCATTGGACGACAGGATGCTTTTATGGTCAAAAGGAAATTCCGAAACGTCCATGGGTACCGTACCGGCTGCAATGATCAGCTTGTCGTATGCCAGGGAGATGGAATCTTCCCGGTCACAAATCACTTCGACTTTGCCCGGCGCAACAATTTTAGCACGGCCCATGACAACATTTACGCCTGCCTTTTCAAGAAGCCCTGAAAGCCCTTTTCTCTGCCCTTCGAGCACTTTTTCCTTTCGCTGCATTAAAACGCCGATATCTGGGCTGATGGTTCCTGATATCTTAATTCCCATACCTTCGGCTTTAAGACAGTTAAGCAGCAAATCTGCTGAATTTTTCATTATTTTTGACGGGATACAACCGTGATTAAGACAGGTTCCTCCCAAATTTTCTTTTTCAATCAAGGTCACCTGGGCCCCAAGGCCGGCTGATCTCAGTGCGGCAACATAACCGCCGGGACCTGCGCCAATGATAACGATATGTTCAGCCATATGTTTCCTCGTTAATGCTGATTAATGATAATTGCAAATTACATTAGAATTTGAATAAAATATATATGGTTTCATAAATTTTTTCCAAATATATTTTAAATTTCTTCAAAAAAGCAGTTTTTATGTTTGACTATCTACCCTAGGTAAGATACTTATTATCCCAATAAAGGATTTCATAAATATTTTCACAAAAAATTTACGCAAAAGAACAAATGAAAATTGATGACACCAATATCAATATTATCAGAGAACTCAAAGAAGGTAAAAAACCCTTTAAAAAAATAGCCGAAAAGCTGGGTGTTACTGAAAACACCGTACGGGCAAGGGTTCTTAAACTTCAAGAAGAGGGCGTACTTGAGTTCTGCGGTCTTGTAGATCCGGCCAAACTGCCGGGCCATAGAAGTGTGATCGTGGGCATTAAGTTGTCCGAGACAAACCTGGTGGAAAAAGGCGAAGAGATCAGTCGCCTGAAAGGTGTCGTGTCCGTGTCAGTGGTCACAGGGCGATATGATCTTATGGTGCAGGTTTTGTTTAAAGAAGGATTTGATCTGCTTGAATTTTACACCGAGGAAGTTTCAAAAATTGACGGGATAGATTCCGTTGAAACGTTTGTGGTTTACAAATCATACAACCTGAAAGTGCCCTACATTTTTTAAACTCAATCATTAAGTTTTAGGGAGTTTGTCATGGCTAATAATCTAAAAAAGACACCATTAAATGCATGGCACCGGAATGCCGGAGCCAATATGGCTGATTTCGGCGGATTTGACATGCCGTTATGGTATGACACAGGGGTGAAAAATGAGCACATTGCCGTGCTTGCATCCGCAGGAATGTTTGATACATCCCATATGGACTGCATCCAGGTCCAGGGGAACGATGCCCCTATCTTGCTTGATTTCTGTTTCACAAGGCAAATAAGCGATTTATCGTTGGGGCGATGTGTTTACGGCGCATTTTTAGATGCCAAGGGACACTGCATTGACGATGCCATTGTTTATAAATTTTCTGATGTCAACTTCATGGTTTGTGTCAATGCAGGGATGGGGGGAGCAATAACAACTCATCTGATTTCACACAGTGAGGCAAAATCTGTAGAAGTAAAAGATCTATCTGACCAGCTTGCCAAAGTGGATGTCCAAGGCAAAAATGCATTAAAAATCGTATCCGGCCTGATCAAGGACAAAGAAAAGGTTTTTGACAAAATGCCTTATTTTTCCTTCAAAGGCAATCTGGACCCTGACGCCTCTGATAAGGTAACGCTTATAGATGGGACGCCTGTTATTGTGTCACGGACCGGGTACACCGGAGAATTTGGTTTTGAAATTTTCATTGCGCCCGATGAGGTTGAAAAATTGTGGGCCAATCTTCTGGATGCAGGCTCCCCCTATGCCCTGATACCTTGCGGCCTTGGTGCCAGGGATTCTTTAAGGGCCGGTGCATGCCTGCCCCTGTCCCACCAGGATATTGGACATTTTCCCTTCATCAATCACCCCTGGGAATTCGCCCTGCCCTTTAAAGCAGGTACACGGCAGTTTACCAAGACATTTTTAGGGAGCCAGAGCCTGATAAACCTGGAACAGCCCTCCTTTACCTATGCCTTTGTCGGTGATTCTTTAAGAAAGGTCGGTGCAGGCGACAAGGGCCGGGTGCTTACCGAGCAGGGTGAAGATATTGGCAAAGTACTGACCTGCGCAACAGACATGGGGATCTTTTGGCATGAAGATAAAATCGTGAGCATTAACACGCCTAACCTGCCCCCGGATATTAAAATTAAGGGGCTTGCATGCGGATTTGTGATGGTCAATCAGGCCCTTGACATGGGTACCCGGTTGACCCTTGCTGAAGGCAAGCGCAAAATCGGGGTTCAACTTGTTTCAGATGTTAGGCCGGATAGGACAGC
This window of the uncultured Desulfobacter sp. genome carries:
- the lpdA gene encoding dihydrolipoyl dehydrogenase, with translation MAEHIVIIGAGPGGYVAALRSAGLGAQVTLIEKENLGGTCLNHGCIPSKIMKNSADLLLNCLKAEGMGIKISGTISPDIGVLMQRKEKVLEGQRKGLSGLLEKAGVNVVMGRAKIVAPGKVEVICDREDSISLAYDKLIIAAGTVPMDVSEFPFDHKSILSSNDLLSLDYIPKSLTIVGGGVIGCEFAFIFSALGTKVTIVEAMDRVLPLPGVDESCSKLLLREMKKRKIKVFTDTIVSRAEHKSEGLDVFLDVSPFTKPTGKLKIKKIDTDVMAVCIGRSSLAKELGLENIGLKTDKNGWIAVNEYLQTCVDNVYAIGDILGPAHIMLAHVAYHEGLVAAENACGQTERPKTAMSYDAVPGAIFTMPEIGTVGLTETQALEQEIDIETAVVNFRSLGKAHAIDEIAGEAKMIVEKASGKVIGVHMTGPHATDLIAEATLAVRNGLTATDLAHTIHAHPTLAEIMGEASLKILGTPLHG
- a CDS encoding aminomethyltransferase family protein; protein product: MANNLKKTPLNAWHRNAGANMADFGGFDMPLWYDTGVKNEHIAVLASAGMFDTSHMDCIQVQGNDAPILLDFCFTRQISDLSLGRCVYGAFLDAKGHCIDDAIVYKFSDVNFMVCVNAGMGGAITTHLISHSEAKSVEVKDLSDQLAKVDVQGKNALKIVSGLIKDKEKVFDKMPYFSFKGNLDPDASDKVTLIDGTPVIVSRTGYTGEFGFEIFIAPDEVEKLWANLLDAGSPYALIPCGLGARDSLRAGACLPLSHQDIGHFPFINHPWEFALPFKAGTRQFTKTFLGSQSLINLEQPSFTYAFVGDSLRKVGAGDKGRVLTEQGEDIGKVLTCATDMGIFWHEDKIVSINTPNLPPDIKIKGLACGFVMVNQALDMGTRLTLAEGKRKIGVQLVSDVRPDRTARLAIKNFK
- a CDS encoding Lrp/AsnC family transcriptional regulator gives rise to the protein MKIDDTNINIIRELKEGKKPFKKIAEKLGVTENTVRARVLKLQEEGVLEFCGLVDPAKLPGHRSVIVGIKLSETNLVEKGEEISRLKGVVSVSVVTGRYDLMVQVLFKEGFDLLEFYTEEVSKIDGIDSVETFVVYKSYNLKVPYIF
- a CDS encoding MalY/PatB family protein; translation: MKDQWNFNQVIDRSNTGSVKWESSVLEQKFGKGRGNLLPLWVADMDFACPDVIFNAMEQRLSHKVFGYSLNDSRHNDALINWFERRHGWQIQKNSIVNTPGIVPAVHYLIQCFTKPGDGVLIQPPVYYPFAQAIHTNGRQVVENPLMLNQYRYDMDFNDLEEKTRDPRVKLAILCSPHNPVGRVWQRDELERFGTICLKNNVLVFADEIHCDLVMPGFKHTSYQSISTELTQSSIAAVAASKTFNLAGLAHSCLVISNESYRHEIGSFFNCLGLNSTGTSNLFGAIAARAAYEGGEPWLCDLIRYIYDNYLYLKERIEKELPGVRVFDLEATYLPWIDFNPLQLPPKQLIEIIEEKAGIALDHGNWFGQSGAGFERINIACPKKVLSTAVDAIICAFIPFCK